In Rhodobacter sp. 24-YEA-8, the following are encoded in one genomic region:
- the fmt gene encoding methionyl-tRNA formyltransferase produces MRVIFMGTPEFSVPVLEALHAGHEIVGVWSQPPRPAGRGKELRKTPVHARAEALGLTVHTPEKLRAPEDQAVFAALQADVAVVVAYGLILPQAVLDMPARGCLNIHASLLPRWRGAAPIQRAIMAGDAATGICIMQMEAGLDTGPVLLREETRIGAEETASDLHDRLSAMGAAAMIAALDQLDGLVPVRQPEEGVSYAAKIDKAEAKIDWTRPCYEVDRQIRGLSPFPGAWTQVGAERVKLLRSRINAGAGAPGEVLSGFTIACGEGAVAVTEAQREGKRPMPSAEVLKGLILPPRL; encoded by the coding sequence ATGCGGGTGATTTTCATGGGCACGCCGGAGTTTTCGGTGCCGGTGCTCGAAGCGCTTCATGCGGGCCATGAGATTGTCGGCGTCTGGTCGCAGCCGCCCCGGCCCGCCGGGCGCGGCAAAGAGCTGCGCAAAACCCCGGTCCATGCCCGTGCCGAGGCGCTCGGGCTGACGGTCCATACCCCCGAAAAGCTGCGTGCGCCCGAAGATCAGGCCGTGTTTGCAGCACTTCAGGCCGATGTGGCGGTGGTGGTGGCTTACGGGCTGATCCTGCCCCAAGCGGTGCTGGACATGCCGGCGCGGGGGTGTCTGAACATCCATGCCTCGCTCTTGCCACGCTGGCGCGGCGCGGCACCGATTCAGCGCGCGATCATGGCGGGGGATGCGGCGACCGGCATCTGTATCATGCAGATGGAGGCGGGGCTTGATACCGGCCCGGTTCTGTTGCGCGAGGAAACCCGGATCGGCGCGGAGGAGACGGCCTCCGATCTGCATGACCGGCTGTCCGCGATGGGTGCGGCTGCGATGATCGCGGCGCTTGACCAGCTGGACGGGCTCGTGCCGGTGCGCCAGCCCGAAGAGGGCGTCAGTTACGCCGCGAAGATCGACAAGGCCGAAGCAAAGATCGACTGGACACGCCCCTGCTATGAGGTCGACCGTCAGATCCGTGGTCTCTCGCCCTTTCCGGGGGCCTGGACACAGGTGGGCGCGGAACGGGTGAAACTGCTGCGGTCCCGGATCAACGCCGGTGCGGGGGCACCCGGCGAGGTTCTGTCCGGCTTCACCATCGCCTGTGGTGAAGGGGCGGTGGCGGTAACCGAGGCGCAGCGCGAGGGCAAGAGGCCAATGCCTTCGGCCGAGGTGCTCAAAGGCCTCATCCTGCCGCCCCGTCTTTAA
- a CDS encoding MFS transporter: MGHYDLPLALKHSPVPKVEHFALLAGLEAAVRGMLVSAMPLAVYQSLGDAQMTSVAYLAAGFVALFCGLMVPAVTRFVPRRWTYTGGAALYLVGTALAVSGTPLTISLALICNAMATATVFICLNAYVLDYVERTRLGHSQGVQMAYAAIPWAVGPVLGVWLHHQWAPAPFLLSGFFALVLIGVFWWLRLGNGRQISRARRPAVNPLGFLSRFLGQPRLIAGWTFAVMRSCGWWVYIVYLPIYCVQSGLSDKTGGIVLSVSNTFLFLAPAINRAARRFSVRRSVRLAFLAGGGLMLAAAMLSVLPWVAVALCLAASFCFVTLDVVGGLPFLMSVKPSERTEMAAVYASFRDVSGILTPGIAWLILFFAPVPGIFVVAGLGFLGCWWIAGALHPRLGVERPSRGGGDQIS; this comes from the coding sequence ATGGGCCATTACGATCTTCCCCTTGCTCTCAAACACAGCCCGGTGCCGAAGGTTGAGCATTTCGCGTTGCTTGCCGGGCTTGAGGCCGCTGTCCGCGGTATGCTGGTCTCGGCCATGCCCCTGGCGGTCTATCAGAGCCTTGGCGATGCGCAGATGACCTCGGTCGCCTATCTGGCGGCGGGATTTGTCGCGCTGTTTTGCGGGTTGATGGTGCCGGCAGTGACCCGTTTCGTGCCGCGCCGCTGGACCTATACCGGAGGGGCCGCGCTTTATCTTGTCGGCACAGCGCTGGCGGTCAGTGGCACGCCGCTGACAATCTCGCTCGCTCTGATCTGCAATGCGATGGCGACCGCAACAGTGTTCATCTGTCTCAACGCCTATGTGCTGGATTATGTCGAGCGCACCCGGCTTGGGCACAGTCAGGGGGTGCAGATGGCCTATGCCGCTATCCCCTGGGCGGTGGGGCCGGTGCTGGGGGTCTGGCTGCATCACCAATGGGCGCCGGCCCCCTTTCTGCTGTCGGGCTTTTTTGCGCTGGTGCTGATCGGGGTCTTCTGGTGGCTGAGGCTGGGCAATGGCCGCCAGATCTCGCGGGCGCGACGGCCGGCGGTCAACCCGCTGGGGTTTCTGTCGCGCTTTCTGGGCCAGCCGAGGCTGATCGCCGGCTGGACCTTCGCCGTGATGCGGTCCTGCGGCTGGTGGGTCTATATCGTCTATCTGCCGATCTATTGCGTCCAGTCGGGTCTGAGCGACAAGACCGGCGGCATCGTATTGTCGGTCTCGAACACGTTCCTGTTCCTGGCACCGGCCATCAACCGCGCGGCGCGCCGGTTCTCTGTGCGCCGCTCGGTGCGGCTGGCTTTTCTGGCGGGCGGCGGCCTGATGCTGGCGGCAGCGATGCTGTCGGTCCTGCCCTGGGTCGCGGTGGCACTGTGCCTCGCGGCAAGTTTTTGCTTTGTGACTCTTGATGTGGTCGGCGGGCTGCCCTTTCTGATGTCGGTCAAACCCTCTGAGCGTACCGAAATGGCGGCCGTCTATGCCAGTTTCCGCGATGTATCGGGCATTCTGACGCCCGGGATCGCCTGGCTCATCCTGTTCTTCGCGCCGGTTCCGGGGATCTTTGTCGTGGCGGGTCTCGGCTTTCTTGGCTGCTGGTGGATCGCAGGCGCACTCCATCCGCGGCTGGGAGTGGAACGCCCCTCGCGCGGCGGTGGGGATCAAATTTCTTAA
- the recO gene encoding DNA repair protein RecO, protein MMEWHDQALVLAARPHGETSAILTVFAREHGRCSGLVRGGASRRLAAHLQPGNELDLTWTARLEDQLGSFRVEPLRSRAAVLADRLALEGLGAVTALLQLCLPEREANGALWQETQDLLDQMTRTGPVNAGWPAYYLLWELRLLSETGYGLDLGSCAVTGATEGLAYVSPRTGRAVSARGAGDWAARLLPLPASLAAGGMPGEADILPGLALTGHFLTRELLNDRPRPADDKAPPGPAALPAARGRLIDLLARTETARPEAGAPPAT, encoded by the coding sequence ATGATGGAATGGCATGATCAGGCTCTGGTTCTGGCGGCGCGGCCGCATGGCGAAACATCCGCCATTCTTACCGTTTTCGCGCGCGAACATGGCCGGTGTTCCGGGCTGGTCAGGGGCGGCGCGTCCCGGCGCCTCGCCGCGCATCTGCAACCCGGCAATGAGCTTGACCTGACATGGACCGCAAGGCTTGAGGACCAGCTGGGCAGTTTTCGTGTCGAACCGCTGCGCTCGCGTGCCGCGGTGCTGGCGGACCGGCTCGCGCTGGAAGGCCTCGGCGCGGTGACGGCGCTGTTGCAGCTCTGCCTGCCCGAGCGCGAGGCAAATGGCGCTTTGTGGCAGGAGACCCAGGATCTTCTGGATCAGATGACACGGACCGGACCGGTCAATGCCGGCTGGCCCGCATATTATCTTTTGTGGGAGCTCAGATTGCTGAGCGAGACCGGCTATGGCCTGGATCTGGGTTCCTGTGCGGTGACCGGCGCGACGGAGGGGCTGGCCTATGTCAGTCCGAGGACCGGCCGCGCGGTTTCGGCCCGGGGCGCGGGGGACTGGGCGGCGCGCCTCCTGCCGCTGCCGGCCTCGCTGGCGGCAGGCGGCATGCCGGGCGAAGCCGACATCCTGCCAGGCCTCGCGCTGACCGGGCATTTCCTGACGCGCGAACTGCTGAACGACAGACCCCGGCCCGCCGATGACAAAGCGCCGCCTGGCCCGGCGGCCCTGCCTGCCGCGCGGGGCCGGCTCATTGACCTTCTGGCCCGCACAGAGACGGCGCGCCCGGAGGCGGGGGCACCACCGGCCACCTGA
- a CDS encoding GlsB/YeaQ/YmgE family stress response membrane protein, which yields MPFIGLLIIGVAAGFLATRVMRLQTDVPTTIAIGVFGALIGGFALRFLIWSLGAAAGFVGAFLGAMALIWAWKTWMR from the coding sequence GTGCCGTTCATCGGACTTTTGATCATCGGGGTCGCGGCCGGGTTTCTGGCCACACGGGTCATGCGGTTGCAGACGGATGTGCCGACCACCATCGCGATCGGCGTATTCGGTGCCCTGATCGGTGGGTTTGCGCTGCGGTTTCTTATCTGGTCGCTGGGCGCCGCTGCGGGATTTGTGGGTGCATTTCTGGGGGCAATGGCGCTGATCTGGGCCTGGAAGACCTGGATGCGGTAA
- a CDS encoding TetR/AcrR family transcriptional regulator, which produces MPRRKLLSDAEVLKATRQLFATGGEKAISFGNLSRATGLAASTLAQRFGSVERLQGAAARNGWEEIGARLEAADQASQGKGPQALLKALEDGPEGRSVHIAGLILLSQRDPAALEAATTWRCQVEMQLALRIGQGEKARQAAQILFAAWQGKLVWGIGDLRLKDLVKRLG; this is translated from the coding sequence ATGCCACGCCGCAAGCTCCTCTCTGACGCCGAAGTCCTGAAAGCGACCCGCCAGCTCTTTGCCACGGGGGGCGAAAAGGCGATCAGTTTCGGCAATCTGTCGCGCGCGACGGGTCTCGCGGCGTCAACACTGGCGCAGCGCTTTGGCTCGGTCGAAAGGCTGCAGGGCGCGGCGGCACGAAATGGCTGGGAAGAAATCGGTGCCCGGCTTGAGGCCGCAGATCAGGCCAGCCAGGGCAAAGGGCCACAGGCGCTTCTGAAAGCGCTGGAGGATGGGCCTGAGGGTCGTTCAGTCCATATCGCCGGCCTCATCCTGCTGAGCCAGCGCGACCCTGCGGCCCTGGAGGCCGCCACAACCTGGCGCTGCCAGGTCGAGATGCAGCTGGCTTTGCGGATCGGCCAGGGTGAAAAGGCGCGTCAGGCAGCACAGATCCTGTTTGCCGCCTGGCAGGGGAAACTCGTCTGGGGGATCGGGGATCTGCGACTGAAAGATCTGGTGAAACGTCTCGGGTAA
- the rnhA gene encoding ribonuclease HI, whose amino-acid sequence MPDLFAFTDGACSGNPGPGGWGALLIARDGDTVLKERTLSGGEADTTNNRMELLAAIHALESLTRPSALTVVTDSAYVKNGVTSWIHGWKRNGWKTADKKPVKNADLWQRLEQAQTRHQVTWQWIKGHAGHAENERADELARAGMAPYKTAAKGSQERA is encoded by the coding sequence ATGCCTGATCTTTTCGCCTTTACCGACGGAGCCTGCTCCGGAAATCCTGGCCCCGGTGGCTGGGGCGCTTTGCTGATCGCACGCGATGGCGACACCGTGCTGAAAGAGCGCACGCTCTCTGGCGGCGAAGCGGATACTACCAATAACCGCATGGAACTGCTGGCGGCGATCCACGCGCTGGAAAGCCTGACCCGGCCCTCGGCGCTGACCGTGGTCACCGACAGCGCCTATGTGAAAAACGGTGTGACCAGCTGGATCCATGGCTGGAAGCGGAATGGCTGGAAGACCGCTGATAAAAAGCCAGTGAAGAATGCCGATCTCTGGCAAAGGCTGGAACAGGCGCAGACCCGGCATCAGGTGACCTGGCAATGGATCAAGGGCCATGCCGGTCATGCCGAGAATGAGCGCGCGGATGAACTGGCCCGTGCAGGTATGGCACCTTACAAAACCGCCGCAAAAGGGTCACAGGAAAGGGCTTGA
- the ispH gene encoding 4-hydroxy-3-methylbut-2-enyl diphosphate reductase, translating to MPMTTRPPLMLYLAAPRGFCAGVDRAIQIVEMALQKWGAPVYVRHEIVHNRYVVDGLRAKGAVFVEELSECPDDRPVVFSAHGVPKSVPAEATSRQMIAVDATCPLVTKVHSEAARHHANGLQLIYIGHEGHPETVGTMGQLPRGEVLLVETPEDVATLTVRDETKLAFATQTTLSVDDTAAIVEALRARFPAITGPGHEDICYATTNRQAAVKAIAPKIDALLVVGAPNSSNSKRLVEVGRAAGCSYAQLVQRAGDIDWRALEGTRALGVTAGASAPEILINEVIDAVRDRFDVTVEMVETAVENIEFKVPRILRVPAA from the coding sequence ATGCCCATGACCACCCGCCCGCCACTGATGCTCTACCTCGCCGCGCCGCGCGGTTTCTGCGCCGGTGTCGACCGGGCGATCCAGATCGTCGAGATGGCGCTGCAGAAATGGGGGGCGCCGGTCTATGTCCGCCATGAGATCGTCCATAACCGCTATGTGGTCGACGGGCTGCGCGCGAAAGGCGCGGTTTTCGTCGAAGAGCTGAGTGAATGCCCCGATGACCGGCCGGTAGTGTTTTCTGCGCATGGCGTGCCGAAATCGGTGCCGGCAGAAGCAACAAGCCGCCAGATGATCGCGGTGGATGCCACCTGCCCGCTGGTCACCAAGGTCCATAGCGAGGCCGCGCGCCATCACGCCAATGGCCTCCAGCTGATCTATATCGGCCATGAAGGCCACCCCGAGACCGTCGGCACCATGGGCCAGCTGCCCCGCGGCGAGGTGCTGCTGGTCGAGACGCCCGAGGATGTGGCGACCCTGACCGTGCGCGACGAGACGAAGCTCGCCTTCGCCACCCAGACCACGCTTTCCGTCGATGACACGGCAGCGATTGTCGAAGCCTTGCGCGCCCGTTTCCCCGCCATCACCGGACCCGGGCATGAGGATATCTGCTACGCCACCACCAATCGCCAGGCGGCGGTGAAGGCGATCGCGCCAAAGATCGATGCGCTGCTGGTCGTGGGCGCGCCGAATTCGTCGAACTCGAAACGTCTGGTTGAGGTTGGCCGCGCCGCCGGCTGCTCCTATGCGCAACTGGTGCAGCGTGCCGGCGATATCGACTGGCGTGCGCTGGAAGGGACGCGCGCGCTCGGCGTCACCGCCGGTGCCTCGGCGCCCGAAATCCTGATCAATGAGGTGATCGACGCTGTCCGGGACCGCTTTGACGTCACAGTCGAGATGGTCGAAACCGCCGTCGAGAATATCGAATTCAAGGTGCCGCGCATCCTGCGTGTGCCCGCAGCCTGA
- a CDS encoding YqaA family protein, whose amino-acid sequence MDFLMPLGLVGLALAAFIAATPLPMNSELVFIALQGAGHDPVLLVLVASVANILGSCVTYWCGLQGERLRGSRWFPFTDQGLIRARAWFSRWGLWSLLLSWAPGGDLIVALAGLMRVNPLLFLALVTIAKTARYMVLALIGAGVFDSFSSAFL is encoded by the coding sequence ATGGATTTTCTGATGCCCCTTGGCCTGGTCGGCCTCGCGCTGGCGGCCTTTATCGCCGCCACTCCGCTGCCGATGAATTCCGAGCTGGTTTTCATTGCCCTGCAAGGCGCGGGGCATGATCCGGTTCTTCTGGTGCTGGTGGCGTCTGTCGCCAATATCCTCGGCTCTTGCGTCACCTATTGGTGCGGCCTGCAGGGCGAGCGCCTGCGCGGCAGCCGCTGGTTCCCCTTCACCGATCAGGGGCTGATCCGCGCCCGTGCCTGGTTCTCCCGCTGGGGATTGTGGTCCTTGCTGCTCAGCTGGGCACCCGGAGGTGATCTGATCGTGGCGCTGGCCGGGCTGATGCGGGTCAATCCCCTGCTGTTCCTCGCTTTGGTCACCATCGCGAAAACCGCCCGCTATATGGTGCTCGCGCTGATCGGGGCCGGGGTGTTCGACAGCTTTTCCAGCGCTTTTCTCTGA
- a CDS encoding NYN domain-containing protein codes for MFYKDERLALFIDGSNLYAAAKALGFDIDYKLLRMEFMRRGKLLRAFYYTALLENEEYSPIRPLVDWLHYNGFTMRTKPAREYTDSQGRRKVKGNMDIELAVDAMELAARLDHIVLFSGDGDFRPLVESLQRQGVRVSVVSTIRSQPPMISDELRRQADNFIELDELRDVIGRPPREPRPADGEEVSVGAS; via the coding sequence ATGTTTTATAAAGACGAACGGCTCGCGCTGTTCATCGATGGATCGAATCTTTACGCGGCTGCAAAGGCGCTTGGCTTCGACATCGACTACAAGCTTCTGCGCATGGAGTTCATGCGCCGGGGCAAGCTGCTGCGAGCATTTTACTACACGGCACTTCTGGAAAACGAGGAATACTCGCCCATACGTCCGCTGGTGGACTGGCTGCACTATAACGGCTTTACCATGCGGACCAAGCCGGCGCGGGAATATACCGACAGCCAGGGCCGCCGGAAGGTGAAGGGCAATATGGATATCGAACTGGCGGTCGACGCGATGGAACTCGCGGCGCGGCTGGATCATATCGTGCTCTTCTCGGGTGACGGGGATTTCCGGCCGCTGGTCGAAAGCCTCCAGCGCCAGGGCGTCCGCGTCTCGGTCGTTTCGACCATCCGCAGCCAGCCTCCGATGATCTCGGATGAGCTGCGCCGTCAGGCTGACAATTTCATCGAGCTTGACGAACTGCGCGATGTGATCGGCCGGCCGCCGCGCGAGCCGCGCCCCGCTGATGGTGAAGAGGTCAGTGTCGGCGCAAGCTGA
- the folK gene encoding 2-amino-4-hydroxy-6-hydroxymethyldihydropteridine diphosphokinase produces MKLIGDKPATPVIIALGANLPFADMFPVETLRSALTAISEDALTISGASSFWSTPCFPRGAGPDYVNAIILAHVDVQASPAMILTILHRIEAKFGRERQERWGGRTLDLDLIAWGDSVLPDAETQDAWRNLSAAEQAQRAPDQLILPHPRMQDRAFVLVPMAEILPDWRHPLLGLTVREMLAALPEEDREAVKRIAVT; encoded by the coding sequence ATGAAATTGATCGGCGACAAACCTGCAACCCCTGTTATTATCGCGCTCGGCGCAAACCTGCCATTCGCAGACATGTTTCCGGTGGAAACACTCCGGTCTGCCCTGACCGCAATCAGCGAGGATGCGTTAACGATTTCAGGGGCAAGCAGCTTCTGGAGTACCCCCTGTTTCCCCCGGGGGGCGGGGCCTGATTATGTCAATGCAATCATTTTGGCTCACGTGGATGTGCAGGCCAGTCCGGCCATGATTTTGACGATTTTGCACCGAATTGAGGCGAAATTCGGGCGGGAACGGCAGGAGAGATGGGGGGGGAGGACGCTGGATCTTGATTTGATTGCCTGGGGTGATTCGGTTCTTCCAGACGCGGAAACCCAGGACGCCTGGCGCAATCTTTCTGCCGCCGAACAGGCGCAGCGGGCGCCGGATCAGCTGATCCTGCCGCATCCGCGGATGCAGGATCGTGCCTTTGTTCTGGTGCCCATGGCCGAGATCCTGCCCGACTGGCGCCATCCTCTGCTGGGGCTGACCGTGCGCGAGATGCTGGCCGCCCTGCCGGAAGAAGACCGGGAGGCGGTGAAACGGATCGCAGTGACGTGA
- the rpoZ gene encoding DNA-directed RNA polymerase subunit omega: MARVTVEDCVDKVPNRFELVLLAAHRAREIATGAPLTVDRDNDKNPVVSLREIADETQSAEVLRERMIESFQTQIEVDEPEEDQMALLMAGEIDRPQQDDMSEEKLLRALMEAQGEN; this comes from the coding sequence ATGGCCCGTGTGACGGTCGAAGATTGCGTTGACAAGGTTCCGAACCGCTTTGAGCTGGTGCTGCTGGCGGCCCATCGTGCGCGTGAAATCGCCACCGGCGCGCCGCTGACTGTTGACCGCGACAATGACAAGAACCCGGTCGTGTCGCTGCGCGAGATCGCGGACGAGACCCAGTCGGCCGAAGTTCTGCGCGAGCGGATGATCGAATCGTTCCAGACCCAGATCGAGGTTGACGAGCCGGAAGAAGACCAGATGGCGCTTCTGATGGCGGGCGAGATCGACCGTCCGCAGCAAGACGATATGTCGGAAGAAAAACTGCTGCGCGCGCTCATGGAAGCCCAGGGCGAAAACTGA
- a CDS encoding bifunctional (p)ppGpp synthetase/guanosine-3',5'-bis(diphosphate) 3'-pyrophosphohydrolase: MIDVEDLIALVRNYNPRSDADLIRRAYAYGIRMHEGQYRKSGEPYFTHPVAVAAILTEMRLDDDTIVTALLHDTIEDTRSTWTEIADQFGPDVAELVDGVTKLTNLQLSSAESKQAENFRKLFMAMSKDLRVILVKLADRLHNMRTIKSMKPEKQVQKARETMEIFAPLAGRMGMQWMREELEDLSFRVINPDARNSIIRRYVTLQKKTGDVVHKITADIRTELDREGLEAMVYGRAKKPYSIWRKMQEKDLAFSQLSDIYGFRVICGSVTDCYRILGVIHQRWRAVPGRFKDYISQPKSNGYRSIHTTVSGRAASKVEVQIRTREMHEVAESGVAAHWSYREGVLGRNPFAVDPASWISQMTERLDEEDHDEFLENVKLEMYSDQVFCFTPKGDVIQLPRGATPLDYAYAIHTRIGNSTVSAKVDGIRVPLWTRLKNGQSVEIITAEGQRPQPTWVDIVTTGRAKAAIRRSLREEDRGRFVKLGQELARAAFEHVGKKASEKAIRTAAKLLGYPDDSELLSRVGSAEITARRLVEVLYPELVTTREPQVDSQRPVVGLEDDQAFRRAPCCQPLPGERIVGITYRGKGVVAHAIDCPALEEFESQTERWVDLQWMTGRHAPIHSVTLELTISNDAGILGRVCTLIGEQRANISDLKFTDRKPDFFRLLAEVDLRDVEHLHMVMTALEADTDVAQISRHRDLSRKP, translated from the coding sequence ATGATAGACGTAGAAGACCTTATCGCCCTTGTCCGTAACTACAATCCGCGCTCTGATGCCGATCTGATCCGCCGCGCCTATGCTTACGGCATCCGGATGCATGAGGGGCAATATCGCAAGTCCGGCGAGCCCTATTTCACCCATCCCGTCGCCGTCGCCGCCATTCTCACCGAGATGCGGCTGGATGATGACACGATCGTCACCGCGCTGTTGCATGACACGATCGAAGACACCCGCTCCACCTGGACCGAGATCGCCGACCAGTTCGGCCCCGATGTTGCCGAACTGGTCGATGGTGTCACCAAGCTGACCAATCTTCAGCTTTCCTCTGCCGAAAGCAAACAGGCCGAGAATTTCCGCAAGCTCTTTATGGCCATGTCCAAGGATCTGCGGGTGATCCTGGTCAAGCTCGCCGACCGTCTGCACAATATGCGCACGATCAAGTCGATGAAGCCGGAAAAGCAGGTGCAAAAAGCCCGCGAGACCATGGAAATCTTCGCGCCGCTGGCGGGCCGCATGGGCATGCAATGGATGCGCGAAGAGCTGGAGGATCTTTCTTTCCGCGTCATCAACCCCGATGCGCGCAATTCGATCATCCGCCGCTATGTGACCTTGCAGAAGAAAACCGGTGATGTGGTCCATAAGATCACCGCCGATATCCGGACCGAGCTTGACCGCGAGGGTCTTGAGGCCATGGTCTACGGGCGCGCCAAAAAGCCCTATTCGATCTGGCGCAAGATGCAGGAGAAGGATCTCGCCTTCTCGCAACTCTCGGACATTTATGGCTTCCGGGTGATCTGCGGCTCGGTCACGGATTGCTACCGCATCCTTGGCGTGATCCATCAGCGCTGGCGCGCGGTGCCGGGGCGGTTCAAGGATTACATCAGCCAGCCGAAATCCAACGGCTACCGCTCGATCCATACCACGGTCTCGGGGCGCGCGGCCTCTAAGGTCGAAGTGCAGATCCGCACCCGCGAGATGCATGAGGTCGCTGAATCCGGCGTTGCCGCGCATTGGTCCTACCGTGAGGGCGTGCTGGGCCGGAACCCCTTTGCCGTCGATCCCGCGAGCTGGATCAGCCAGATGACCGAGCGTCTGGACGAGGAAGACCACGACGAATTCCTCGAAAACGTCAAGCTCGAGATGTATTCCGATCAGGTCTTCTGCTTCACACCCAAGGGCGATGTGATCCAGCTGCCGCGCGGGGCGACGCCGCTCGATTACGCCTATGCGATCCATACCAGGATCGGCAATTCCACCGTTTCGGCCAAGGTCGATGGCATCCGCGTCCCGCTCTGGACCCGGCTGAAAAACGGGCAATCGGTCGAGATCATCACCGCCGAGGGCCAGCGCCCGCAACCGACCTGGGTGGATATCGTGACCACGGGCCGCGCCAAGGCGGCGATCCGGCGGTCCTTGCGCGAAGAAGACCGTGGCCGCTTTGTCAAACTCGGCCAGGAGCTGGCGCGGGCGGCATTCGAACATGTTGGCAAGAAGGCCAGCGAAAAGGCGATCCGCACGGCGGCAAAGCTGCTGGGCTATCCCGATGACAGCGAGCTGTTGTCGCGTGTGGGATCGGCCGAAATCACCGCGCGCCGCCTTGTCGAAGTGCTCTATCCTGAACTCGTGACCACCCGCGAGCCGCAGGTCGACAGCCAGCGCCCTGTGGTCGGGCTGGAAGATGACCAGGCCTTCCGCCGCGCACCCTGCTGCCAGCCGCTGCCGGGCGAGCGGATCGTCGGCATCACCTATCGCGGCAAGGGGGTTGTTGCCCATGCCATCGACTGCCCGGCGCTGGAGGAATTCGAAAGCCAGACCGAACGCTGGGTCGATCTGCAATGGATGACCGGCCGCCACGCGCCGATCCATTCGGTGACGCTGGAGCTGACGATTTCCAACGATGCGGGTATACTGGGTCGGGTCTGCACCCTGATCGGCGAACAGCGGGCCAATATCTCGGATCTGAAATTCACCGACCGCAAGCCGGATTTCTTCCGCCTGCTGGCCGAGGTCGATCTGCGGGATGTCGAACATCTCCATATGGTGATGACCGCGCTCGAGGCCGATACCGATGTGGCGCAGATCTCGCGCCACCGCGATCTGTCGCGTAAACCCTGA
- a CDS encoding pyridoxine 5'-phosphate synthase, producing the protein MAARDRLRLSISVDQVAVLRNARGNDWPDPLRAALLAEASGADGISARLRADRRDLSEGDIEALAAGLGIPLHLNAAPTPAMLGLLTRLRPASCCLVAEAPDGSRADICLDILADEPGLRAAISTLRGAGTRPALLIGHARAEIEAAARSGAQIVVFHTGAYSIAHAEGRQDEADREICALHAAAVLATGLGLEAHAAHGLTYENIDPVAAIPELREVHIGHFLIGEAVYIGLGPAIEEMRRRIDAACQW; encoded by the coding sequence ATGGCAGCGCGCGACAGGCTGAGGCTCAGCATCAGTGTCGATCAGGTGGCGGTGCTGCGCAATGCGCGCGGCAATGACTGGCCCGATCCCCTGAGGGCCGCGCTGCTCGCCGAAGCTTCCGGCGCGGATGGCATCTCGGCGCGGTTGCGCGCGGATCGCCGCGATCTCTCGGAGGGCGATATCGAAGCGCTGGCCGCCGGGCTTGGTATCCCGCTGCATCTGAATGCCGCGCCGACGCCCGCGATGCTCGGGCTGCTGACGCGCTTGCGGCCCGCCTCCTGCTGCCTTGTTGCCGAGGCGCCGGATGGGAGCCGGGCCGATATCTGTCTCGATATTCTGGCCGACGAGCCGGGGCTGCGCGCTGCCATAAGCACCTTACGCGGGGCCGGAACCCGGCCGGCACTTCTGATCGGCCATGCGCGTGCAGAGATCGAGGCCGCCGCGCGCAGTGGGGCTCAGATCGTCGTGTTCCATACCGGCGCCTATTCCATCGCCCATGCCGAGGGGCGCCAGGACGAGGCAGATCGCGAGATCTGCGCGCTGCACGCGGCGGCAGTGCTTGCGACGGGGCTCGGGCTCGAGGCCCATGCGGCCCATGGCCTGACCTATGAGAATATCGACCCCGTTGCCGCGATCCCCGAATTGCGCGAGGTGCATATCGGCCATTTCCTGATCGGCGAGGCGGTCTATATCGGGCTCGGCCCCGCGATCGAGGAAATGCGACGCCGCATCGATGCCGCATGTCAGTGGTGA
- the acpS gene encoding holo-ACP synthase encodes MILGIGTDLANIERIGQVLERHGDRFRNRVFTTGEQQKAEARRETVATYAKRWAAKEACSKALGTGLRMGISWKDMAVSNLATGQPVMAVTGWAAERLAQMTPPGHEALIHVTLTDDHPWAQAFVVIEARPLR; translated from the coding sequence ATGATCCTTGGCATCGGCACAGACCTCGCCAATATCGAGCGCATCGGCCAGGTGCTGGAACGCCATGGCGACCGCTTTCGCAACCGGGTCTTTACCACCGGGGAACAGCAAAAAGCCGAAGCGCGGCGCGAAACCGTGGCCACCTATGCCAAACGCTGGGCCGCGAAAGAGGCCTGTTCCAAGGCGCTCGGCACCGGGCTGAGGATGGGGATCTCCTGGAAAGACATGGCGGTCTCGAATCTTGCCACCGGGCAGCCGGTGATGGCGGTGACCGGCTGGGCGGCAGAACGGCTCGCGCAGATGACGCCGCCGGGCCATGAGGCGCTGATCCATGTCACACTGACCGATGATCATCCCTGGGCGCAGGCCTTTGTCGTGATAGAGGCGCGGCCGCTGCGCTGA